In a single window of the Prionailurus viverrinus isolate Anna chromosome D3, UM_Priviv_1.0, whole genome shotgun sequence genome:
- the AIFM3 gene encoding apoptosis-inducing factor 3 isoform X3, protein MGGCFSKPKPVELKIEVVLPEKERGKEELSASGKGSPRAYQGNGTARHFHTEERLPAPHPYPGAQDCVEAAICHVKDLENGQMREVELGWGKVLLVKDNGEFHALGHKCPHYGAPLVKGVLSRGRVRCPWHGACFNIGTGDLEDFPGLDSLHKFQVKIEKEKVYVRASKQALQLQRRTKVMAKCISPSAGHSSSTNVLIVGAGAAGLVCAETLRQEGFSDRIVLCTLDRHLPYDRPKLSKSLDAQPEQLALRPKEFFRAYGIEVLTEAQVVTVDVRNKKVVFKDGFKLEYSKLLLAPGSSPKMLSCKGKEVENVFTIRTPEDANRVVRLARGRNAVVVGAGFLGMEVAAYLTEKAHSVSVVELEETPFRRFLGERVGRALMKMFENNRVKFYMQTEVSELRAQEGKLKEVVLKSSKVVRADVCVVGIGAVPATGFLRQSSINLDSRGFIPVNKMMQTNVPGVFAAGDAVTFPLAWRNNRKVNIPHWQMAHAQGRVAAQNMLAQEAEISTVPYLWTAMFGKSLRYAEAMR, encoded by the exons ATGGGTGGGTGCTTCTCCAAGCCCAAGCCAG TGGAGCTCAAGATCGAGGTGGTGCTGCCTGAGAAGGAGCGGGGCAAGGAGGAGCTGTCAGCCAGCGGGAAGGGCAGCCCTCGGGCCTACCAGGGCAATGGCACAGCCCGCCACTTCCACACTGAGGAACGCCTGCCCGCCCCTCACCCGTACCCTGGTGCTCAGGACTGTGTGGAGGCCGCCATCTGCCATGTCAAGGACCTTGAGAATGGCCA GATGCGGGAAGTAGAGCTGGGCTGGGGGAAAGTGTTGCTGGTGAAGGACAACGGGGAGTTCCACGCTCTGGGCCACAAGTGTCCACACTATGGTGCACCCCTGGTGAAAG GTGTGCTGTCCCGTGGCCGGGTGCGCTGCCCCTGGCATGGTGCCTGCTTCAACATCGGCACCGGTGACCTAGAGGATTTCCCTGGCCTGGACAGTCTGCACAAATTCCAG GTGAAGATTGAGAAGGAGAAGGTGTACGTCCGAGCCAGTAAGCAG GCCTTGCAGCTACAGCGAAGAACCAAAGTGATGGCCAAGTGTATCTCTCCAAGTGCTGGCCACAGCAGCAGCACCAACGTGCTGATTGTAGGCGCAG GTGCAGCTGGCTTGGTATGTGCAGAGACACTGCGGCAGGAGGGGTTCTCAGACAGGATCGTCTTGTGCACACTGGACCGGCACCTCCCCTATGACCGGCCTAAGCTCAgcaag TCCCTGGATGCACAGCCTGAGCAGCTGGCCCTGAGGCCCAAGGAGTTCTTCCGAGCCTATGGCATCGAGGTGCTCACCGAGGCCCAG GTGGTTACGGTGGACGTGAGAAACAAGAAGGTTGTGTTCAAGGATGGCTTCAAGCTGGAGTACAGCAAGCTGCTTCTCGCACCAGGGAGCAG CCCTAAGATGCTGAGCTGCAAAGGCAAAGAGGTGGAGAACGTGTTCACCATCCGGACACCTGAAGATGCCAATCGTGTGGTGAGGCTAGCCCGGGGCCGCAACGCAGTGGTCGTGGGAGCTGGCTTCCTGG GGATGGAGGTGGCTGCTTATCTGACTGAAAAGGCCCACTCAGTGTCCGTGGTGGAGCTGGAGGAGACGCCCTTCAGGAGATTTTTGGGGGAACGTGTCGGTCGTGCCCTCATGAAA ATGTTTGAGAACAACCGGGTCAAGTTCTACATGCAGACAGAGGTGTCTGAGCTGCGGGCCCAGGAGGGAAAG ctGAAGGAGGTCGTGCTGAAGAGCAGCAAGGTTGTGCGGGCTGACGTCTGTGTTGTGGGCATTG GTGCAGTGCCTGCCACGGGCTTCCTGAGGCAGAGCAGCATCAATCTGGATTCCCGAGGCTTCATCCCTGTCAacaag ATGATGCAGACCAACGTTCCGGGCGTGTTTGCAGCTGGCGATGCTGTCACTTTCCCCCTCGCCTGGAGAAACAATCGGAAAGTGAACATCCCACATTGGCAGATGGCTCATGCCCAGG GGCGCGTGGCGGCCCAGAATATGCTGGCGCAGGAGGCGGAGATCAGCACCGTGCCCTACCTGTGGACAGCCATGTTTGGCAAGAGCCTGCGCTACGCTG
- the AIFM3 gene encoding apoptosis-inducing factor 3 isoform X2, with protein sequence MGGCFSKPKPVELKIEVVLPEKERGKEELSASGKGSPRAYQGNGTARHFHTEERLPAPHPYPGAQDCVEAAICHVKDLENGQMREVELGWGKVLLVKDNGEFHALGHKCPHYGAPLVKGVLSRGRVRCPWHGACFNIGTGDLEDFPGLDSLHKFQVKIEKEKVYVRASKQALQLQRRTKVMAKCISPSAGHSSSTNVLIVGAGAAGLVCAETLRQEGFSDRIVLCTLDRHLPYDRPKLSKSLDAQPEQLALRPKEFFRAYGIEVLTEAQVVTVDVRNKKVVFKDGFKLEYSKLLLAPGSSPKMLSCKGKEVENVFTIRTPEDANRVVRLARGRNAVVVGAGFLGMEVAAYLTEKAHSVSVVELEETPFRRFLGERVGRALMKMFENNRVKFYMQTEVSELRAQEGKLKEVVLKSSKVVRADVCVVGIGAVPATGFLRQSSINLDSRGFIPVNKMMQTNVPGVFAAGDAVTFPLAWRNNRKVNIPHWQMAHAQGRVAAQNMLAQEAEISTVPYLWTAMFGKSLRYAGPATCPGSQGKDPELACSRLGQARWGTRDRGQALGAGANLQFPRIPQGRT encoded by the exons ATGGGTGGGTGCTTCTCCAAGCCCAAGCCAG TGGAGCTCAAGATCGAGGTGGTGCTGCCTGAGAAGGAGCGGGGCAAGGAGGAGCTGTCAGCCAGCGGGAAGGGCAGCCCTCGGGCCTACCAGGGCAATGGCACAGCCCGCCACTTCCACACTGAGGAACGCCTGCCCGCCCCTCACCCGTACCCTGGTGCTCAGGACTGTGTGGAGGCCGCCATCTGCCATGTCAAGGACCTTGAGAATGGCCA GATGCGGGAAGTAGAGCTGGGCTGGGGGAAAGTGTTGCTGGTGAAGGACAACGGGGAGTTCCACGCTCTGGGCCACAAGTGTCCACACTATGGTGCACCCCTGGTGAAAG GTGTGCTGTCCCGTGGCCGGGTGCGCTGCCCCTGGCATGGTGCCTGCTTCAACATCGGCACCGGTGACCTAGAGGATTTCCCTGGCCTGGACAGTCTGCACAAATTCCAG GTGAAGATTGAGAAGGAGAAGGTGTACGTCCGAGCCAGTAAGCAG GCCTTGCAGCTACAGCGAAGAACCAAAGTGATGGCCAAGTGTATCTCTCCAAGTGCTGGCCACAGCAGCAGCACCAACGTGCTGATTGTAGGCGCAG GTGCAGCTGGCTTGGTATGTGCAGAGACACTGCGGCAGGAGGGGTTCTCAGACAGGATCGTCTTGTGCACACTGGACCGGCACCTCCCCTATGACCGGCCTAAGCTCAgcaag TCCCTGGATGCACAGCCTGAGCAGCTGGCCCTGAGGCCCAAGGAGTTCTTCCGAGCCTATGGCATCGAGGTGCTCACCGAGGCCCAG GTGGTTACGGTGGACGTGAGAAACAAGAAGGTTGTGTTCAAGGATGGCTTCAAGCTGGAGTACAGCAAGCTGCTTCTCGCACCAGGGAGCAG CCCTAAGATGCTGAGCTGCAAAGGCAAAGAGGTGGAGAACGTGTTCACCATCCGGACACCTGAAGATGCCAATCGTGTGGTGAGGCTAGCCCGGGGCCGCAACGCAGTGGTCGTGGGAGCTGGCTTCCTGG GGATGGAGGTGGCTGCTTATCTGACTGAAAAGGCCCACTCAGTGTCCGTGGTGGAGCTGGAGGAGACGCCCTTCAGGAGATTTTTGGGGGAACGTGTCGGTCGTGCCCTCATGAAA ATGTTTGAGAACAACCGGGTCAAGTTCTACATGCAGACAGAGGTGTCTGAGCTGCGGGCCCAGGAGGGAAAG ctGAAGGAGGTCGTGCTGAAGAGCAGCAAGGTTGTGCGGGCTGACGTCTGTGTTGTGGGCATTG GTGCAGTGCCTGCCACGGGCTTCCTGAGGCAGAGCAGCATCAATCTGGATTCCCGAGGCTTCATCCCTGTCAacaag ATGATGCAGACCAACGTTCCGGGCGTGTTTGCAGCTGGCGATGCTGTCACTTTCCCCCTCGCCTGGAGAAACAATCGGAAAGTGAACATCCCACATTGGCAGATGGCTCATGCCCAGG GGCGCGTGGCGGCCCAGAATATGCTGGCGCAGGAGGCGGAGATCAGCACCGTGCCCTACCTGTGGACAGCCATGTTTGGCAAGAGCCTGCGCTACGCTG
- the AIFM3 gene encoding apoptosis-inducing factor 3 isoform X1: protein MGGCFSKPKPVELKIEVVLPEKERGKEELSASGKGSPRAYQGNGTARHFHTEERLPAPHPYPGAQDCVEAAICHVKDLENGQMREVELGWGKVLLVKDNGEFHALGHKCPHYGAPLVKGVLSRGRVRCPWHGACFNIGTGDLEDFPGLDSLHKFQVKIEKEKVYVRASKQALQLQRRTKVMAKCISPSAGHSSSTNVLIVGAGAAGLVCAETLRQEGFSDRIVLCTLDRHLPYDRPKLSKSLDAQPEQLALRPKEFFRAYGIEVLTEAQVVTVDVRNKKVVFKDGFKLEYSKLLLAPGSSPKMLSCKGKEVENVFTIRTPEDANRVVRLARGRNAVVVGAGFLGMEVAAYLTEKAHSVSVVELEETPFRRFLGERVGRALMKMFENNRVKFYMQTEVSELRAQEGKLKEVVLKSSKVVRADVCVVGIGAVPATGFLRQSSINLDSRGFIPVNKMMQTNVPGVFAAGDAVTFPLAWRNNRKVNIPHWQMAHAQGRVAAQNMLAQEAEISTVPYLWTAMFGKSLRYAGYGEGFDDVIIQGDLEELKFVAFYTKGDEVIAVASMNYDPIVSKVAEVLASGRAIRKREVETGDMSWLTGKGS, encoded by the exons ATGGGTGGGTGCTTCTCCAAGCCCAAGCCAG TGGAGCTCAAGATCGAGGTGGTGCTGCCTGAGAAGGAGCGGGGCAAGGAGGAGCTGTCAGCCAGCGGGAAGGGCAGCCCTCGGGCCTACCAGGGCAATGGCACAGCCCGCCACTTCCACACTGAGGAACGCCTGCCCGCCCCTCACCCGTACCCTGGTGCTCAGGACTGTGTGGAGGCCGCCATCTGCCATGTCAAGGACCTTGAGAATGGCCA GATGCGGGAAGTAGAGCTGGGCTGGGGGAAAGTGTTGCTGGTGAAGGACAACGGGGAGTTCCACGCTCTGGGCCACAAGTGTCCACACTATGGTGCACCCCTGGTGAAAG GTGTGCTGTCCCGTGGCCGGGTGCGCTGCCCCTGGCATGGTGCCTGCTTCAACATCGGCACCGGTGACCTAGAGGATTTCCCTGGCCTGGACAGTCTGCACAAATTCCAG GTGAAGATTGAGAAGGAGAAGGTGTACGTCCGAGCCAGTAAGCAG GCCTTGCAGCTACAGCGAAGAACCAAAGTGATGGCCAAGTGTATCTCTCCAAGTGCTGGCCACAGCAGCAGCACCAACGTGCTGATTGTAGGCGCAG GTGCAGCTGGCTTGGTATGTGCAGAGACACTGCGGCAGGAGGGGTTCTCAGACAGGATCGTCTTGTGCACACTGGACCGGCACCTCCCCTATGACCGGCCTAAGCTCAgcaag TCCCTGGATGCACAGCCTGAGCAGCTGGCCCTGAGGCCCAAGGAGTTCTTCCGAGCCTATGGCATCGAGGTGCTCACCGAGGCCCAG GTGGTTACGGTGGACGTGAGAAACAAGAAGGTTGTGTTCAAGGATGGCTTCAAGCTGGAGTACAGCAAGCTGCTTCTCGCACCAGGGAGCAG CCCTAAGATGCTGAGCTGCAAAGGCAAAGAGGTGGAGAACGTGTTCACCATCCGGACACCTGAAGATGCCAATCGTGTGGTGAGGCTAGCCCGGGGCCGCAACGCAGTGGTCGTGGGAGCTGGCTTCCTGG GGATGGAGGTGGCTGCTTATCTGACTGAAAAGGCCCACTCAGTGTCCGTGGTGGAGCTGGAGGAGACGCCCTTCAGGAGATTTTTGGGGGAACGTGTCGGTCGTGCCCTCATGAAA ATGTTTGAGAACAACCGGGTCAAGTTCTACATGCAGACAGAGGTGTCTGAGCTGCGGGCCCAGGAGGGAAAG ctGAAGGAGGTCGTGCTGAAGAGCAGCAAGGTTGTGCGGGCTGACGTCTGTGTTGTGGGCATTG GTGCAGTGCCTGCCACGGGCTTCCTGAGGCAGAGCAGCATCAATCTGGATTCCCGAGGCTTCATCCCTGTCAacaag ATGATGCAGACCAACGTTCCGGGCGTGTTTGCAGCTGGCGATGCTGTCACTTTCCCCCTCGCCTGGAGAAACAATCGGAAAGTGAACATCCCACATTGGCAGATGGCTCATGCCCAGG GGCGCGTGGCGGCCCAGAATATGCTGGCGCAGGAGGCGGAGATCAGCACCGTGCCCTACCTGTGGACAGCCATGTTTGGCAAGAGCCTGCGCTACGCTG GGTACGGAGAAGGCTTCGACGACGTCATCATCCAGGGGGATCTGGAAGAGCTCAAGTTCGTGGCTTTTTACACCAA